In the Pungitius pungitius chromosome 5, fPunPun2.1, whole genome shotgun sequence genome, one interval contains:
- the LOC119225094 gene encoding cytotoxic granule associated RNA binding protein TIA1-like isoform X2: MMEDDQPRTLYVGNLSRDVTEPLILQVFTQIGPCKSCKMIVDTAGNDPYCFVEFYDHRHAAASLAAMNGRKIMGKEVKVNWATTPTSQKKDTSNHFHVFVGDLSPEITTEDVKAAFGPFGRISDARVVKDMATGKSKGYGFVSFFNKWDAENAIQQMGGQWLGGRQIRTNWATRKPPAPKTTYESNSKHLSFDEVVSQSSPSNCTVYCGGVSTGLTEQLMRQTFSPFGQIMEIRVFPDKGYSFVRFNSHESAAHAIVSVNGTSIEGHIVKCYWGKETPDMMNPMQQMPLPQQNKMSFPAAAAAAQPYGQWGQWYGNGPQISQYVPNGWQVPTYNVYGQAWNQQGFNHLPASAGWTGMSAISNGGVMEPTQGLNGSMLANQPGMGAAGYPTH, from the exons ATGATGGAGGACGATCAACCCAGAACCTT GTATGTGGGGAATCTGTCCAGGGATGTCACCGAGCCCCTCATTCTACAGGTCTTCACCCAAATAGGTCCCTGCAAGAGCTGTAAAATGATAGTCGAT ACGGCTGGAAATGATCCGTACTGCTTTGTGGAGTTCTATGACCACAGGCATGCTGCTGCCTCATTGGCAGCCATGAATGGAAGGAAAATAATGGGTAAG GAGGTCAAAGTCAACTGGGCCACGACGCCAACCAGCCAGAAAAAAGACACAAGTA ATCACTTTCACGTCTTCGTTGGAGACCTCAGCCCAGAAATAACTACAGAAGACGTCAAAGCTGCCTTTGGGCCATTTGGCCGGATATC AGATGCTCGTGTTGTGAAAGATATGGCTACAGGGAAATCTAAAGGCTATGGCTTTGTGTCATTCTTCAACAAATGG GACGCAGAGAACGCCATCCAGCAGATGGGCGGTCAGTGGTTAGGAGGCAGACAGATCCGAACTAACTGGGCCACAAGAAAGCCCCCCGCTCCAAAGACCACCTATGAAA GTAACTCCAAGCACCTTTCCTTTGACGAGGTAGTGAGCCAGTCCAGCCCAAGTAACTGCACTGTGTATTGTGGCGGAGTCAGCACAGGACTTACAG AGCAACTGATGAGACAGACTTTCTCTCCCTTTGGACAAATCATGGAAATCCGAGTTTTCCCAGACAAAGGCTATTCGTTCGTGAG GTTTAACTCCCATGAGTCGGCAGCGCATGCCATTGTCTCTGTGAATGGCACCTCAATAGAGGGTCATATAGTGAAATGCTACTGGGGTAAAGAGACCCCAGACATGATGAACCCGATGCAGCAGATGCCTCTGCCCCAG CAGAACAAGATGAGCTtccctgcggcggcggcggcggcccagcCCTACGGCCAGTGGGGCCAGTGGTACGGCAACGGGCCCCAGATCAGCCAGTATGTCCCGAACGGGTGGCAGGTCCCCACCTACAATGTCTACGGCCAGGCCTGGAACCAGCAGGGCTTCAA TCACTTACCGGCCAGTGCTGGGTGGACTGGCATGAGCGCCATCAGTAACGGTGGGGTTATGGAGCCCACACAGGGATTGAATGGGAGTATGCTAGCCAACCAGCCTGGTATGGGAGCCGCAGGATACCCCACACACTGA
- the LOC119225094 gene encoding cytotoxic granule associated RNA binding protein TIA1-like isoform X1 produces MMEDDQPRTLYVGNLSRDVTEPLILQVFTQIGPCKSCKMIVDTAGNDPYCFVEFYDHRHAAASLAAMNGRKIMGKEVKVNWATTPTSQKKDTSNHFHVFVGDLSPEITTEDVKAAFGPFGRISDARVVKDMATGKSKGYGFVSFFNKWDAENAIQQMGGQWLGGRQIRTNWATRKPPAPKTTYETGNSKHLSFDEVVSQSSPSNCTVYCGGVSTGLTEQLMRQTFSPFGQIMEIRVFPDKGYSFVRFNSHESAAHAIVSVNGTSIEGHIVKCYWGKETPDMMNPMQQMPLPQQNKMSFPAAAAAAQPYGQWGQWYGNGPQISQYVPNGWQVPTYNVYGQAWNQQGFNHLPASAGWTGMSAISNGGVMEPTQGLNGSMLANQPGMGAAGYPTH; encoded by the exons ATGATGGAGGACGATCAACCCAGAACCTT GTATGTGGGGAATCTGTCCAGGGATGTCACCGAGCCCCTCATTCTACAGGTCTTCACCCAAATAGGTCCCTGCAAGAGCTGTAAAATGATAGTCGAT ACGGCTGGAAATGATCCGTACTGCTTTGTGGAGTTCTATGACCACAGGCATGCTGCTGCCTCATTGGCAGCCATGAATGGAAGGAAAATAATGGGTAAG GAGGTCAAAGTCAACTGGGCCACGACGCCAACCAGCCAGAAAAAAGACACAAGTA ATCACTTTCACGTCTTCGTTGGAGACCTCAGCCCAGAAATAACTACAGAAGACGTCAAAGCTGCCTTTGGGCCATTTGGCCGGATATC AGATGCTCGTGTTGTGAAAGATATGGCTACAGGGAAATCTAAAGGCTATGGCTTTGTGTCATTCTTCAACAAATGG GACGCAGAGAACGCCATCCAGCAGATGGGCGGTCAGTGGTTAGGAGGCAGACAGATCCGAACTAACTGGGCCACAAGAAAGCCCCCCGCTCCAAAGACCACCTATGAAA cagGTAACTCCAAGCACCTTTCCTTTGACGAGGTAGTGAGCCAGTCCAGCCCAAGTAACTGCACTGTGTATTGTGGCGGAGTCAGCACAGGACTTACAG AGCAACTGATGAGACAGACTTTCTCTCCCTTTGGACAAATCATGGAAATCCGAGTTTTCCCAGACAAAGGCTATTCGTTCGTGAG GTTTAACTCCCATGAGTCGGCAGCGCATGCCATTGTCTCTGTGAATGGCACCTCAATAGAGGGTCATATAGTGAAATGCTACTGGGGTAAAGAGACCCCAGACATGATGAACCCGATGCAGCAGATGCCTCTGCCCCAG CAGAACAAGATGAGCTtccctgcggcggcggcggcggcccagcCCTACGGCCAGTGGGGCCAGTGGTACGGCAACGGGCCCCAGATCAGCCAGTATGTCCCGAACGGGTGGCAGGTCCCCACCTACAATGTCTACGGCCAGGCCTGGAACCAGCAGGGCTTCAA TCACTTACCGGCCAGTGCTGGGTGGACTGGCATGAGCGCCATCAGTAACGGTGGGGTTATGGAGCCCACACAGGGATTGAATGGGAGTATGCTAGCCAACCAGCCTGGTATGGGAGCCGCAGGATACCCCACACACTGA
- the rchy1 gene encoding RING finger and CHY zinc finger domain-containing protein 1: protein MAAAVGCEHYVRSCLLKAPCCGKLYVCRLCHDAEESHQMDRFKVSEVQCSECQTVQQAQQTCQQCHSQFGEYYCDICHLFDKDKKQYHCQPCGICRIGPREKYFHCVKCNLCLAQDLQGNHKCVENVSRQNCPVCMEDIHTSRIGAHVLPCGHLLHKTCFDDMVKTGAYRCPLCMHSAWEMDPHWDEIDKEISMSPMPPEYQGATVKIICNDCQTHCTVPFHVLGMKCSGCGSYNTAQDGGLIQQQQQQQPQQQDAENEAETESEPQDQPQSPTPD from the exons ATGGCTGCGGCTGTCGGTTGCGAGCATTATGTTCGCAGCTGCTTGTTGAAA GCACCTTGCTGtggtaaactgtacgtgtgtcgGCTGTGCCACGATGCAGAGGAGAGCCACCAGATGGACAGATTCAAAGTCAGCGAGGTGCAGTGCTCAGAGTGTCAGACCGTGCAGCAG GCACAGCAGACTTGCCAGCAGTGTCATTCACAGTTTGGGGAGTATTACTGTGACATCTGCCACCTGTTCGACAAGGATAAGAAGCAGTACCACTGTCAGCCGTGTGGAATATGCAG GATTGGGCCCAGGGAGAAGTATTTCCATTGTGTGAAGTGCAACCTGTGTTTAGCTCAGGATCTGCAGGGAAACCACAAG TGCGTTGAAAATGTTTCACGGCAGAACTGCCCAGTGTGTATGGAG GATATTCACACCTCCAGAATTGGTGCTCACGTTCTTCCATGCGGCCATCTTCTACACAA AACCTGCTTTGATGACATGGTCAAAACGGG AGCGTATCGCTGTCCTCTGTGTATGCACTCTGCCTGGGAAATGGACCCCCACTGGGATGAGATTGACAAAGAGATTTCCATGTCACCAATGCCTCCTGAATACCAGGGTGCAACTGTCAAA ATTATATGTAATGACTGCCAAACCCACTGCACGGTGCCTTTCCACGTGTTGGGCATGAAGTGCAGTGGCTGTGGTTCTTACAACACCGCCCAGGATGGAGGactcatccagcagcagcagcagcaacaaccgcAGCAGCAGGACGCTGAGAATGAGGCAGAAACGGAGTCAGAGCCGCAAGATCAACCTCAATCGCCCACGCCAGATTAA